One Triticum dicoccoides isolate Atlit2015 ecotype Zavitan chromosome 3B, WEW_v2.0, whole genome shotgun sequence genomic window, TAGCGATAGTCGTAGTGGTTAGCACGGTGCGCTTTGAACGTGTAGGTCCTGGGCGCAGCTCCCTATTTTTTGCACTTAATAAAGAGATGTagcaaaatgggccggcccatcttgtGAAATGACCTGTAACGGGCGCTTGCAGCGCTAAAGAGGAAACGCCCTGGTCGCACCAACGCAGGGCTGAAACCTATCTAAAAAAACGCAGGGCTGAAACAAAACCTAATAAAAATGTGCACGCAGTTATACAACACACATATTTAGTGAAGAGTGCTTTACAATTAGGGATGGGCTGTCATGTTTGGTTAGGCTATCCCGGAGTTCTTTTGTTCGTCTCTGTAAATATTGCGAAGAGtcaataaaacttctcaagattgtCTAAAAAACGTATTCtaaaaaaacagaacttttgaaccATTTATACTTTATATGTATATTGTTTGATTTTTTTTACAGCCACGTGTAGGAGTACTTGGGAGCAAAACAGTGAAATGAGCTTTCACCTGGGAGCCAAAACAGTGATCTGACGATTTTGTTAAGATGAAAAAAATATATAGAGCTGCTCGGTTTATAAGAAAATTTTGGCCAAAATCTATGCAGAAACAACAAGAAGAAAAACCCAATGAAGATCCAAACAGTCCACCACCCCAAAGGACCGCGAGTCGAAAACGCCATCAAGAAGTGAGATGACACCGAAGAACGTCGTCATTGCTGTAATCGACCCCCCTCGATACAAAAATTTCGCCAAAAACTGTAGATGACCGCCCCATCGAATCTCGGGAAAACATCCAGCTCTTTGAACAAACCACTATCGCCACTCCCACTCCGATCAAACAAGACCTAGTGTATCTGCGTGTATGTGGCATGGACGTAGTATTGTGTTGAAAAAAAAGCACAACTTGATGCGCCTGCTTATTCATGTATGCATGATCTCAAGTGTATCTAAAGGATGCAACACACCAGTTCTTTGTAATCCAATGTATTGTATGTTATTTTACAAAGTGGCGTGTGTTTTTTGCAAAAGAAAAATGTGGCGTGTGTTGATGTGGTTGCTGTATTCAGTGTCAGTTTTCAGAATAGAGATTTCTGTATGAGGACACTAACAGCTTATTCAATAATTGTGTGTGTCATCGTCAACTCATTTTTTACAGGGTACCAATTCTTGCAACATGGCTGACCTGTTGTTTATTGTTGATCATATCAGCAAAGCGTGTATTAGCTTGTTTTTAAAGGTGTTGACCACAGCTAAAAAGGGGTGTTGATCCAGAGCAAAAGACAGCACAATGTTATACTTCTAACCCAGAGACGAACTACGTACTGCTTGCAATGGGGTCGATGATTGTGCCCATGGAGCCGATCACCCATGTCGACGACGGCAACGGCGATCAGGCGGCCTCCCATGCAGCTCGCCAGCGGCGTCCCAAGTTCCCAAACATGGCCGCGGTGCCACTCTTGAAGAAGGTACGAAACTGAACCTTCTTTTGGCTACAATTCCTACGGCTAACCAGGAACTAGATGCTCGGATCAGGTGACGGCGGAGTTCCTCGGGACGTTCATCCTGATGTTCACCCAGGTGTCGACCATCATCATGGacgagcagcacgacggcgtggagggcctcatgggcatcGCCGTGTCCGTGGGCCTGGCGGTCACGGTGCTCGTCTTCTCCACCATCCACATCTCCGGGTGCCACCTGAATCCCGCGGTGAGCATCGCCATGGCGGTCTTCGGCCACCTCCCGCCGGCCCACCTCGTCCCCTACGTCGCCGCGCAGGTGCTGGGCTCCACCGCCGCCTCGTTCGTGGGCAACGCCATCTACCACCCCGTGAACCCCGGCATCGCCACCGTCCCGAGCGTCGGC contains:
- the LOC119279700 gene encoding aquaporin NIP3-3-like encodes the protein MSTTATAIRRPPMQLASGVPRTRCSDQVTAEFLGTFILMFTQVSTIIMDEQHDGVEGLMGIAVSVGLAVTVLVFSTIHISGCHLNPAVSIAMAVFGHLPPAHLVPYVAAQVLGSTAASFVGNAIYHPVNPGIATVPSVGIVEAFAVEFIITLVLLFVITAVATDPHAVKELIAVAVGATVVMNILVAGPSTGASMNPARTIGPAIVTGRYNKIWVYLLATPLGAIAGAGSYVAIKL